ACTTGGTAGTGTTTGTACATTACTAATTGCAAATTGGAATCCAAATAATACAAGAAACACAATCCCCACAAATTTTTCAGCTGTATCACCAATAAGAACAGTTGCTATAAGTCCCAACAACATAATGAAACCTCCAATAAAAATAGTGGTCTTTCTTCCTTTATCTATCGAATTTGTTTTTGCGATAATCTTTCCAGAAACAAACCCCCCAGCTATACTACCAACAGCTGCTCCTACATAAGGTACCCATAAAAATGCCCCTACTTCCTTTACATTGAATCCATACACATCAAACAAATAAATGGGCATCCAACCAACAAACAACCACCAGATAGGCTCTAAAAAGAAACGACCGACAACAACTGCCCACGATTCTTTATAGGAAAGGATTTCTTTTAGACTTTTACCTTTGGTACCTTCTGTCGCCTTTTGGTCAGCTTCACTTTGTCCTTCGACAATAAATTTTTGTTCCTCCTCGGTAATCCAAGGGTGCTTCTTAGGTCCAGCCTTGTTGATCAGCAACCATGGGATAATCCATAAAATTCCAAAAGAACCGACTACCATAAAGGTTATTCTCCAACCGTAAGCCACAAATAGGGAGGCAATAAGGATAGGAGCAATTACAGAACCTATAGATGCCCCGGCATTAAACAATCCTTGCGCTATGGC
The nucleotide sequence above comes from Flagellimonas sp. HMM57. Encoded proteins:
- a CDS encoding MFS transporter; translation: MKIKGLRWVIIGLIFIATVINYIDRSALGIMWGGLDKEGTIAHSLNLTKEHYALILNIFMVAYALGQLFSGKLFDKVGTRIGYVISIGVWGLSSFLHSTVRGLFSIAIFRSTLGLSEAGNWPGAVKSNAEWFPIKERAIAQGLFNAGASIGSVIAPILIASLFVAYGWRITFMVVGSFGILWIIPWLLINKAGPKKHPWITEEEQKFIVEGQSEADQKATEGTKGKSLKEILSYKESWAVVVGRFFLEPIWWLFVGWMPIYLFDVYGFNVKEVGAFLWVPYVGAAVGSIAGGFVSGKIIAKTNSIDKGRKTTIFIGGFIMLLGLIATVLIGDTAEKFVGIVFLVLFGFQFAISNVQTLPSDFFSGKSVGSLAGLGGMIGVFSVIVMNFLVPLVVDKFSYTPIFIAIAVFVPLGVAAIYFFARKIQSVEI